In Chionomys nivalis chromosome 26, mChiNiv1.1, whole genome shotgun sequence, the genomic window CAgtgtggaaattttttgtttgtgattcTTCCTTTACTGTGTACACCACATATTACTCTCTATACAAGCCTATGAGCAAAGGAATATGGGAAAACGCAGCATACCTCTCTCTAAAAACAATTAGAAGATAAGCATTAGTTCCCATGTTGAGTACCCTTGCTGAAATTGATTCAACTATATAAATAATTGATTTTCACACATCACTGTTAATATGTAAATAAACTGGCAGTGCAGAGAAGCCACACAAGTTCTAGAATTGTGCAAATACTTCTGATCTAGTTCAGTTAGCAAATGTAGTATGATTCACAGTATAGGACAGTTTAAGAATGTAATAAAGTTGTTCTGAGTTTATCCAGTTCTCTTCAAATATGAGAAATAtgtcaaatagaaaaatatttctctaaaGGTGAAAAGGTAAACCATGTAATAAAGGAATTTATTATGACAGGTGTcttcaaaaatgcaaaacaacccttaattaaagaagaaagcatgagTTTAAGCAGGTATAAAACCTTAATATCTGATTTCTATTTACAATtggaataaattataaaattaatacataGAGATATGTAGGTTCAATTCAGTATTGGATATGATAAAgcttttatatgttccaattaTGCTTGCAGGATTGAAAGAAGTAATTCTGGAAGGAAACTTTCAGTACATCCTCAATGTGTTAAAGCCTTGGCATATGACAGTCAACTTCAGAGGAATAAAAGAACACACGATAGTAAGAAAGCCTATGAATCTAATCTGTGTAATAAAGTCTTTGTTCATCACAATGCTCTTCAAATGGACAAAAGGACACAtactgaagagaaaccctgtgaatgtaatcaatgtggtaaagcctttgcacagcccTGTAATATTCGATTgcataaaataacacatactggagagaaaccctatgcatgtaatcagtgtggAAAGGCCTTTGGAGGGCCCCATAcccttcaattgcataaaagaacaaatattggagagaaaccctatgaatgtaatcagtgtggtaaggcctttgctcaccacagtgctcttcaaaggcataaaagatcccatattggagagaaaccctatgaatgtaatcagtgtggtaaggcctttgctgaaaacagtcatcttcaaaatcataaaagaacacatactggagagaaaccttatgcatGTACTcattgtggtaaggcctttgcatatcACAGCAATCTTCAAtcgcataaaagaacacacactggagagaaaccctatgaatgtaatcagtgtggtaaggcctttgctcaacacagtggtcttcaaatgcatgaaagaactcatagtggagagaaaccctatgaatgtaatcagtgtggtaaggcctttgctcaacacagtgctcttcaaagtcataaaagatcacatactggagagaaaccctatgaatgtaatcagtgtggtaagtccTTTGCTCAACActgtcatcttcaaaggcatgaaagatcccatactggagagaagccctatgaatgtaaagagtgtggtaaggccttttctcaacacagaaatcttcaaatgcataaaagatcccatactggagagaaaccctatgaatgtaatcaatgtggtaaggcctttgttcaACACAGTGCTCTTCAAAGGCATCAAAGAACACACACGGGTGCGAAACAGTATGCGTGAAATGAGTTGGAAAAGTCTTTTCAGGTCttattcatcttcaaatgcagaaaagaaaacagattggAGAGAAACTTGTGAATggaatttgtttttcaaatcctTTGTCATAATAATCTCCAAATACATGAAGCAAACCATCCTGTTGAGAATCTGTAAACTTAAGGAATGTAGtcttcaaaaacatgagaatAACCATACTGtagtgaaaaaataaacttagTGTGGTATATGTTTTGTAGTTTTTACAGGTTAAAAACTCTTTGTGTGTCATCAATCTGATAGTGTTTACATACCTGAAGCCATCACCCTTACAGTCTATTAACCAACAGTATTTATTCTGTAAAGAAACAATAGTGTCAACAACCTGTTCAAGCATTATGATACCggcttttattatatttgcacCAGGAAACTGATGGACAAAACCTAACtcgtgggtctggagagatgactcagcggttaagagcactgcctgctcttccaaaggtcctgagttcaattcccagcaaccacatggtggctcagaaccatctgtaatgagatctggtgcccccttctgacctgaaggcatacacgcagacagaaaactgagactactgtacacataataaataaataaatctgaaaaaaaaacccaatttgTGATTTTATGAAGTCTTATGGGAAGGAGATAGAGCCAGGATAAGAATCACAACCTGGTACTGAAATGCGATACAGAGGAAAACACTTTGCCCCTAAATCCAGAACTAGTGAAAGATACAACATCATCCTGAAAACAGTCAAACATAAAAAACAGACAGTGAAAGAAATCTGCTTTGACTCTCAAACCAGCaccaaagaaatacatgttttccaagacatagtttctctttagctttggagtctgtcctggaactagctcttgtagaccaggctggccttgaaatcacagagatctgtctctgcctcccaagtgcagggattaaaggcatgtctcacacccaggcaggtggctttctaattttctgagaaataaccataCTGATAGCCAATGTAGCAGACTGAGTTTGTAACCCcatcagaaatggaggagtgtagggcccgggtctacccttctcctggggtgcatcttggggacagtttctggtcagcctgctaactaaagcattcagtttgttcctgtgctccccctgccctgcctggtgattagctgtagggcattgctgactccatctttggcatggtaatttcccacctgcctgggaggaaatccttgtgcagcagctaggtacataaggatttccccaaggttgaataaatggcattcagctgatctccttttgaatgacccagatctctttgtgtgttctgtcaatctccaggcccttgcctgacttGT contains:
- the LOC130866863 gene encoding zinc finger protein 120-like is translated as MDTSQMCNLLPIFLLHITLFGPAQGSQFIVSLPQQLHTSTGIHWLQLLFKAKTKGGCLEETSTASDWQVIWNADWLKAVTYDDVHINFTEEEWNLLDPSQKNLYKDVMLETYRNLTTIGYIWEEHNSKEHCQCSRRHERIERSNSGRKLSVHPQCVKALAYDSQLQRNKRTHDSKKAYESNLCNKVFVHHNALQMDKRTHTEEKPCECNQCGKAFAQPCNIRLHKITHTGEKPYACNQCGKAFGGPHTLQLHKRTNIGEKPYECNQCGKAFAHHSALQRHKRSHIGEKPYECNQCGKAFAENSHLQNHKRTHTGEKPYACTHCGKAFAYHSNLQSHKRTHTGEKPYECNQCGKAFAQHSGLQMHERTHSGEKPYECNQCGKAFAQHSALQSHKRSHTGEKPYECNQCGKSFAQHCHLQRHERSHTGEKPYECKECGKAFSQHRNLQMHKRSHTGEKPYECNQCGKAFVQHSALQRHQRTHTGAKQYA